A genomic window from Exiguobacterium acetylicum DSM 20416 includes:
- a CDS encoding nitroreductase family protein, producing the protein MTQATLDTMRVLTERRSVRHYDETFKLSKQEVEELLEWTTAAPSAWNLQHWHFTVFHSEEAKQQLAPIAYNQPAITSASAVIAILGDVQANRNYNPVYGPAVEAGGMTEDLFDSIKAQVEGAYQSEAYGRDAAMSNASLAAMQLMLAAETRGLSTLAMGGFDHQRFAETFITESRYVPVMLIAVGKAVEDAKKRPALRLPIDQVSTFL; encoded by the coding sequence ATGACACAGGCAACACTTGATACAATGCGTGTCTTAACAGAAAGACGTTCCGTTCGCCATTACGACGAAACGTTCAAGCTTTCAAAACAGGAAGTGGAAGAACTATTAGAATGGACGACAGCGGCGCCGAGTGCTTGGAATTTGCAACACTGGCATTTCACGGTCTTTCATTCGGAAGAAGCGAAGCAGCAACTTGCACCGATTGCTTATAATCAGCCGGCTATCACTTCGGCTTCAGCAGTCATTGCAATCTTAGGTGATGTTCAAGCTAATCGAAACTACAATCCGGTTTATGGTCCGGCAGTAGAAGCAGGTGGCATGACAGAGGATTTGTTCGATTCGATCAAGGCACAAGTAGAGGGCGCTTATCAAAGTGAAGCATACGGTCGCGACGCGGCAATGTCGAATGCGAGTCTTGCTGCGATGCAATTGATGCTTGCGGCAGAAACACGTGGATTATCAACACTCGCAATGGGCGGATTTGATCATCAACGTTTTGCGGAAACGTTCATCACCGAGTCACGGTATGTACCGGTCATGTTAATTGCTGTTGGTAAAGCGGTCGAAGATGCGAAAAAACGTCCCGCACTACGTTTACCGATCGATCAAGTATCAACATTCCTGTAA
- the yhfH gene encoding protein YhfH, whose amino-acid sequence MEQPLYQEASAAFYRELPVKTCAHCGKEMDEQCESYQTECDECAVTEH is encoded by the coding sequence ATGGAACAACCCCTTTACCAAGAAGCATCTGCTGCATTCTATCGTGAACTTCCCGTCAAGACGTGTGCCCATTGCGGAAAAGAGATGGATGAACAATGTGAATCCTATCAAACGGAATGCGATGAGTGTGCTGTAACAGAACACTAA
- a CDS encoding methyltransferase family protein, translated as MSLWEWIFSIGSICWIGEMIRFRNRSESKSGAAEQVSFYLIFLVLSGTIVCAFLFANETVSSVMRISSCILLWCGVSLRLWGILHLKQQFTRHVVVASGDQLVSSGPYRFLRHPLYSGLLLITMSFPLFTGQFGLFILSGLLMFIFLLYRIRIEEAMLTKGFGPAYTVWAAKRKRLIPFIY; from the coding sequence GTGTCACTTTGGGAATGGATTTTCAGTATTGGTAGTATCTGCTGGATTGGTGAGATGATTCGTTTCCGGAATCGCTCCGAGTCTAAGTCAGGCGCAGCAGAACAAGTTAGTTTTTATTTGATTTTCCTTGTCCTAAGCGGAACGATCGTCTGCGCTTTCCTCTTTGCGAATGAAACCGTTTCTTCTGTCATGCGCATCTCTTCATGCATTTTGTTATGGTGTGGTGTTTCCTTACGTCTATGGGGAATTCTCCACTTAAAGCAACAGTTCACTCGTCATGTCGTCGTGGCGTCTGGTGATCAGCTCGTCAGTAGCGGTCCCTATCGCTTTTTACGTCACCCGTTATATAGTGGATTGTTGTTGATTACGATGAGCTTCCCCCTGTTCACCGGTCAGTTCGGACTTTTCATTCTCTCTGGACTTCTGATGTTCATTTTCTTGCTCTACCGGATTCGAATCGAGGAAGCGATGTTAACGAAAGGTTTTGGACCTGCCTATACGGTATGGGCTGCGAAACGAAAACGATTGATTCCATTCATCTACTAA
- a CDS encoding sensor histidine kinase, which produces MRRISYSVGGIVLAAFLICGSVLFGTLYYQLSQTRTQEVVDGLLNRGNTHRDVLVDSYDQTTMRHVSMMEADSSFTVVITDADGKQLEASRPLSNEMKSMLEHTDFDYRQQGKIVTMRDFLMTDSPITIDGEHRGHVFMFASKEIVDHVLDPLKQQFFQVGLLALLLAGAASIWTTRLISRPLIQMEKATARLLDGEGGELPIDRKDELGQLARSIQQLKQDLDFLNRERSEFLATVSHELRTPLTYIKGYADILERQTLTPDEQQRYITIIREESQQMNEWIEQLFWLARIDANAFMMERKPVDVEDLIHQVIRLMRPDIEQENVSFEIEGERLEVMGDAQQLRQMIVNIIENARRHTTSGKIIVRYGVNAVGAFIQIEDTGEGIAAESLPHVTKRLYRTEASRSRKHGGTGIGLSIVEAIAQTHGAELNIKSQLGHGTQVTLQWKEK; this is translated from the coding sequence ATGCGTCGTATTTCATACTCAGTTGGAGGAATCGTGCTTGCGGCATTTTTAATTTGTGGCAGTGTGTTGTTCGGGACATTGTATTATCAGTTGTCTCAAACACGAACGCAGGAAGTAGTAGACGGTTTACTGAACCGAGGAAATACACACCGTGATGTCCTTGTCGATTCCTATGACCAAACGACGATGCGCCATGTCAGCATGATGGAAGCAGATTCATCGTTTACTGTGGTGATCACTGATGCAGATGGAAAACAACTCGAAGCGTCACGACCTTTGTCGAATGAGATGAAGAGCATGTTAGAGCATACGGATTTTGATTACCGTCAACAAGGAAAAATCGTGACGATGCGTGACTTTTTAATGACGGACAGTCCCATCACCATTGACGGGGAACATCGTGGTCATGTATTCATGTTCGCTTCTAAAGAAATCGTAGATCACGTACTTGATCCGTTGAAACAGCAGTTTTTCCAAGTGGGTCTGCTAGCGCTTTTATTAGCAGGTGCGGCAAGCATTTGGACGACCCGACTCATTTCTCGTCCGTTGATTCAGATGGAAAAAGCGACAGCGCGTCTATTGGATGGGGAAGGTGGAGAGTTGCCGATTGATCGAAAAGATGAACTGGGACAATTGGCGCGTTCGATTCAGCAATTAAAACAAGATCTCGATTTTTTGAATCGGGAACGATCCGAATTTTTAGCAACCGTATCTCATGAACTACGAACACCATTGACATATATAAAGGGATACGCGGATATTCTCGAACGCCAAACGTTGACGCCGGATGAGCAACAACGCTACATTACGATCATTCGAGAAGAAAGTCAGCAAATGAATGAATGGATTGAGCAATTGTTTTGGCTAGCACGAATTGACGCCAATGCTTTTATGATGGAGCGAAAACCTGTCGATGTCGAAGACTTGATTCATCAAGTGATACGATTGATGCGTCCAGACATCGAACAAGAAAATGTTTCGTTCGAGATAGAAGGTGAGCGATTAGAAGTGATGGGTGACGCTCAGCAGCTCCGTCAGATGATCGTGAATATCATTGAAAATGCACGGCGACATACGACGTCGGGAAAAATTATCGTTCGTTATGGTGTCAACGCAGTAGGGGCTTTCATTCAAATCGAAGATACAGGAGAAGGGATCGCTGCAGAATCTTTACCTCATGTAACGAAACGGCTCTACCGAACGGAAGCATCTCGTTCTCGAAAACATGGAGGAACTGGAATCGGACTCTCCATCGTTGAAGCAATTGCTCAGACACATGGTGCAGAATTGAACATCAAGAGTCAACTTGGACATGGAACACAAGTGACACTGCAGTGGAAGGAGAAATAA
- a CDS encoding response regulator transcription factor, which translates to MPHVLIVDDEPRMLELLKLYIQPYGYTCQLVDSAQQALDLCRQHVFDLILLDVMMPDMDGWTCCRLIREHSNTPILMVTARNQREDIIRTREVGANDYISKPIQEGELIGRMEVLLQQQYDGLSYDRESYRCSYLQQKISLTKTEFELLGVFLDSPRRVWTRDQLTTMLWGAEAAVDERTIDSHIRHLREKLRVCGFPIEQHLETVRGIGYRWTHQ; encoded by the coding sequence ATGCCGCATGTATTGATCGTAGATGATGAACCGAGAATGCTTGAACTGCTCAAACTGTATATTCAGCCGTATGGGTACACGTGTCAGCTTGTGGATTCTGCGCAGCAAGCTCTTGATCTCTGCCGTCAGCACGTATTCGACCTGATTTTACTAGATGTCATGATGCCGGATATGGATGGCTGGACATGTTGTCGTCTCATTCGAGAACACTCTAATACCCCAATCTTGATGGTTACGGCTCGGAATCAGCGGGAAGACATCATTCGGACACGGGAAGTGGGAGCGAATGATTACATATCAAAACCGATTCAAGAAGGGGAACTGATCGGGCGAATGGAAGTTTTATTACAGCAACAGTATGATGGTCTATCCTATGACCGGGAAAGCTATCGTTGTAGTTACCTCCAACAAAAGATTTCGTTAACGAAGACGGAGTTTGAGTTGTTAGGTGTATTTTTAGATTCTCCACGACGTGTTTGGACGCGTGATCAGCTAACGACGATGTTATGGGGAGCGGAAGCGGCTGTAGACGAGCGGACGATCGACTCGCATATCAGACATTTAAGAGAAAAACTACGTGTTTGCGGTTTTCCGATTGAACAGCATTTGGAAACAGTTCGCGGAATCGGATACCGCTGGACACACCAGTAA
- a CDS encoding polysaccharide deacetylase family protein produces MEKARVEKWNGVTKKVAYLTFEDGPSALTPDLLRTLDQLQTRATFFYLGSQVEAFPQEVKAAAKAGHYIGLHGETHDYDTLYEKGKYVSEMQSVQKKIHELTKLTPHLTRPPYGSDPGITKKMASAIHSADFRVWDWSIDSMDWYYKDSAKEVANTVIRRAERPFEIILLHEQPQAIKALPAIVAGLQKKGYQFAIYDEDFHIPYNFAQYSNL; encoded by the coding sequence ATGGAAAAAGCACGCGTGGAAAAATGGAATGGTGTAACAAAAAAAGTCGCCTATTTAACATTCGAAGATGGTCCATCTGCATTAACACCGGACTTACTTCGAACATTGGATCAACTTCAGACTCGTGCCACTTTCTTTTATCTCGGATCACAAGTAGAGGCTTTTCCGCAAGAAGTCAAAGCTGCTGCTAAAGCTGGACACTATATCGGATTACACGGGGAAACGCATGATTACGATACATTGTACGAAAAAGGAAAGTATGTCTCAGAGATGCAAAGTGTTCAGAAGAAAATCCATGAGTTGACGAAGCTAACACCACATTTGACACGACCACCTTATGGCTCTGATCCAGGCATCACGAAAAAAATGGCATCTGCCATTCATTCAGCAGACTTTCGTGTGTGGGACTGGTCGATCGATTCAATGGACTGGTATTACAAAGATAGTGCAAAAGAAGTAGCAAATACGGTCATTCGACGAGCAGAACGTCCGTTTGAAATCATACTCTTACATGAACAACCACAAGCCATCAAAGCACTTCCAGCCATTGTTGCCGGACTTCAGAAAAAAGGCTATCAATTCGCGATTTATGATGAAGATTTCCATATTCCGTACAATTTCGCGCAATACTCGAATTTATAA
- a CDS encoding EamA family transporter has translation MHRSKATLFVLIGAISYGVLSTIVKLAYAAGFNSAAVSGSQFFFGWLMIFGLALFTKNLRLDLKTAGLLMLIGISSGTTGYLYYQSLQTVSASVAIILLFQFTWIGVIIDALAFKRLPSRAHFLSAILLIGGAILASAAYSSPLDLRGTLFGLGAAVSFSIFLLASGRVANHLPVIKKSFYMMTGGLAFVMIMYPPTTFLSSANFENGLLLYAIPLGLFALILPPLLFAAGAPHLSPASVSLLGAAELPTAVICSVLILGEHLMSSQWIGIVIILIGIFYPIYRSSKTAPVANVQQNDLS, from the coding sequence ATGCATCGCTCAAAAGCAACTTTATTCGTTCTCATCGGCGCTATCAGTTATGGTGTCCTCTCAACGATCGTCAAACTCGCTTATGCCGCTGGATTCAACTCAGCAGCCGTTTCAGGTAGTCAATTTTTCTTCGGCTGGCTCATGATTTTCGGACTTGCCTTATTTACGAAAAACCTTCGTCTCGATCTCAAAACAGCTGGTCTTCTCATGCTGATTGGTATCTCAAGCGGTACAACCGGTTATCTCTATTACCAAAGTCTTCAGACCGTATCGGCATCCGTTGCGATCATTCTCTTATTCCAATTCACTTGGATTGGTGTCATCATTGATGCTCTCGCATTCAAACGTTTACCATCTCGCGCGCACTTCCTGTCTGCGATTCTACTGATTGGTGGAGCCATTCTCGCGAGTGCTGCTTACTCGAGCCCACTCGACCTGCGTGGAACATTATTCGGTCTTGGAGCGGCTGTTAGTTTCTCGATTTTCCTACTGGCTAGTGGACGCGTTGCCAATCATCTACCCGTCATAAAGAAAAGCTTCTATATGATGACAGGTGGTCTTGCTTTTGTCATGATCATGTATCCACCGACGACGTTCTTGTCTTCTGCGAATTTCGAAAACGGTCTTCTTCTGTATGCAATTCCACTCGGTCTATTCGCGTTGATTTTGCCACCACTCTTATTTGCTGCGGGTGCGCCTCATTTGTCTCCAGCCAGCGTCTCTTTACTGGGTGCGGCAGAATTACCGACAGCAGTCATCTGTTCTGTATTAATTTTAGGTGAACATCTGATGAGCTCTCAATGGATTGGAATCGTCATCATCTTGATTGGAATCTTTTATCCGATCTATCGGTCAAGCAAAACAGCACCTGTTGCGAACGTACAGCAAAACGACCTTTCCTAA
- a CDS encoding YdhK family protein, which translates to MKKSLTLTALALSSTLWLGACGSANNDGSNSDSHDMSHGDMMHSSDGKLPSGLKEASDPTYPKGSNVTLTTDHMDGMDGAKATIAGAYDTVVYAISYKPTTGGKMVKNHKWVIQEELDPVPTKPLQVGDETTVKADHMKGMDGAKATIDEVKKTTVYMVNYEPTDGGEMVKNHKWVTEDEIKK; encoded by the coding sequence ATGAAAAAATCATTGACATTAACCGCACTTGCTCTTAGTTCTACGCTTTGGCTCGGTGCATGTGGATCCGCCAATAACGATGGAAGTAATAGTGACTCACACGATATGTCTCATGGAGATATGATGCATTCGAGCGACGGAAAGCTACCATCCGGTTTAAAGGAAGCCAGTGATCCGACTTATCCGAAAGGAAGCAACGTCACGTTGACGACGGATCATATGGACGGTATGGACGGAGCTAAAGCAACGATTGCGGGAGCTTACGATACCGTCGTCTATGCGATCAGTTACAAACCGACTACTGGTGGAAAGATGGTGAAAAATCATAAATGGGTCATTCAGGAAGAACTCGATCCCGTTCCAACTAAGCCACTGCAAGTTGGTGATGAAACGACTGTCAAAGCGGATCATATGAAAGGTATGGATGGAGCAAAAGCGACGATTGATGAAGTAAAGAAAACGACGGTCTACATGGTGAACTATGAACCGACGGACGGTGGAGAGATGGTGAAAAACCATAAATGGGTCACAGAGGATGAGATAAAGAAATAA
- a CDS encoding phytoene desaturase family protein, protein MKKRAIVIGAGLAGMSAAIRLAGDGYAVTMLEKNANVGGKLNQRSGKGFTFDTGPSILTMPWVLEQLFSSVHRNLDDYLEIERIEPQWRTFFEDGTKIDVKGDLPGMLEEVEQVSSRADFVELFRYSKQMYDLCLDSFYKYSLEDLKDLKKYHTMSDLLKMDPMNTVATGTKKHLNDPYLEQLFNYMVMYVGSNPYQAPAVFNQMIYVQMGLGIYYVKGGMYQIARAMKRLLDELRVTVHLNSPVEQIVLENKKAVGVLSNGTFHAADIVVSNLEVIPTYERIVPEKKARKQAKKLQASFAPSVSGLVLLLGVNREYSGLAHHNFFFSENPEREFAQMFKEGTPPEDPTIYVGVSSKSDASQAPEGKDNLFVLTHVPPLTLQKGEVDWDAYREVVLDKLERMGLHGLRESIEFEYRFTPEDLKELYGPNGGSIYGVAADRKKNGGFKIPSKSDLYEGLYFVGGSTHPGGGVPMVTLSGQLTADLIKKHEGAVPTP, encoded by the coding sequence TTGAAGAAACGCGCAATTGTCATTGGAGCAGGTCTTGCTGGTATGTCTGCTGCCATTCGTTTGGCTGGAGATGGTTATGCAGTCACGATGCTTGAAAAGAATGCGAACGTCGGAGGGAAACTGAATCAACGTAGTGGAAAGGGATTTACTTTCGATACTGGTCCTTCCATCTTAACGATGCCTTGGGTACTGGAACAACTCTTCTCAAGCGTACATCGGAACTTAGATGATTACTTAGAAATCGAACGCATCGAGCCACAATGGCGCACATTTTTTGAGGATGGAACAAAAATCGATGTCAAAGGTGATTTACCTGGAATGCTTGAAGAAGTCGAACAAGTCTCGTCGCGGGCTGATTTCGTCGAATTGTTCCGGTATTCAAAACAAATGTACGACTTATGTCTCGACAGTTTTTATAAATACAGTCTTGAAGATTTAAAAGACTTAAAAAAATATCATACGATGTCTGATTTATTAAAGATGGACCCGATGAATACGGTCGCGACCGGAACAAAGAAACACCTCAATGATCCGTATCTCGAACAGCTGTTCAACTACATGGTCATGTATGTCGGTTCCAATCCTTATCAGGCACCTGCTGTCTTCAACCAAATGATTTATGTTCAAATGGGACTTGGCATCTATTATGTCAAAGGTGGGATGTACCAAATCGCGCGCGCCATGAAACGTTTGCTTGATGAGCTCCGTGTCACGGTTCATCTCAACTCACCCGTTGAACAAATCGTCCTTGAAAATAAAAAAGCGGTTGGCGTTCTATCGAACGGAACCTTCCATGCAGCCGACATCGTCGTCTCAAACCTTGAGGTCATTCCGACTTACGAACGGATTGTTCCTGAGAAGAAAGCCCGGAAACAGGCTAAAAAATTACAGGCATCGTTCGCCCCGTCCGTTTCTGGACTCGTATTACTACTCGGTGTAAATCGTGAATACAGTGGACTCGCGCATCATAATTTCTTTTTCTCGGAAAATCCGGAGCGTGAATTCGCCCAAATGTTTAAAGAAGGAACACCTCCTGAGGATCCGACGATTTACGTCGGTGTCTCGTCAAAATCTGACGCTTCCCAAGCTCCTGAAGGGAAGGATAACTTATTCGTCTTGACACACGTTCCACCGCTCACACTTCAAAAAGGTGAGGTCGACTGGGATGCGTATCGTGAAGTCGTTCTCGATAAATTGGAGCGGATGGGACTTCACGGTTTGCGTGAATCGATCGAGTTCGAATATCGCTTCACTCCAGAAGATTTGAAAGAATTGTACGGTCCAAACGGTGGATCCATTTATGGTGTCGCAGCCGATCGGAAGAAAAATGGTGGATTTAAGATTCCATCGAAGAGTGACTTGTACGAAGGACTTTATTTCGTTGGTGGGTCGACACATCCAGGCGGCGGTGTACCAATGGTCACCTTGTCCGGTCAATTAACAGCGGACTTGATCAAAAAACATGAAGGTGCTGTTCCTACACCTTAA
- a CDS encoding histidine phosphatase family protein: MTTLYFVRHAHSTYSPDERTRPLSDTGQADAKRLLETFQEIPIDRFCSSPYQRAIETIAPLAEARQKPIIEIEELRERLLAPGELDDFQAAVTYVWQHPDENPYGGETNKEASQRIRQFIDELVEKHPDETVVLGTHGNIMVLLLETFDPTFDYAFWKSLPMPAVCRMDVKVGKQVNIQVVPLLANTK, encoded by the coding sequence ATGACGACACTTTATTTTGTACGGCACGCACATTCGACATACTCACCAGATGAGCGAACACGTCCACTTTCGGATACAGGACAAGCAGATGCGAAACGTTTACTTGAAACGTTTCAAGAAATTCCAATTGACAGATTTTGTAGTAGTCCGTATCAGCGAGCGATTGAGACGATTGCACCGCTCGCAGAGGCACGTCAAAAACCAATCATTGAGATAGAGGAACTACGGGAGCGATTATTAGCACCGGGAGAACTTGACGATTTTCAAGCAGCGGTCACATATGTATGGCAACATCCGGATGAAAATCCGTATGGAGGCGAAACGAATAAAGAAGCGTCGCAACGCATTCGGCAATTCATCGACGAACTAGTGGAGAAGCATCCTGACGAAACAGTTGTTCTTGGAACACACGGAAACATCATGGTGTTACTCTTAGAAACATTTGATCCGACGTTTGATTACGCATTTTGGAAGTCCTTACCGATGCCAGCTGTGTGTCGAATGGATGTGAAAGTAGGAAAACAGGTGAACATTCAAGTCGTACCACTTTTGGCGAATACAAAGTAA
- a CDS encoding YkyA family protein: MKKSFVAVLFLSSFGLAACSNDSPASLHEQLEQQVEGEEKAFTLADQRARQDEISVNTYQAVLDAGAEEIKRSQNEREELEALNDERLVLLKQEDTLRKEMYATLDLEELKDAVNKLDGKAKTEGTALVAIIKERQQTFQTFSKTYRQAMDAEKKMLSRLTKKPDFVKIDESTADLNRLTRKATASLKKWNALTVQYNQTKTRLYRLLDTSTQ; encoded by the coding sequence ATGAAAAAATCATTCGTAGCAGTATTGTTCCTGTCGAGCTTCGGACTCGCTGCCTGCTCCAACGATTCACCAGCTTCTCTTCATGAACAGCTAGAGCAACAAGTCGAAGGTGAAGAGAAGGCATTCACGCTAGCTGATCAACGTGCTCGTCAGGACGAAATTTCAGTTAATACGTACCAAGCCGTTCTTGATGCAGGTGCTGAAGAAATCAAACGCTCTCAAAATGAACGAGAGGAATTAGAAGCCTTAAATGACGAACGGCTTGTTCTATTAAAACAAGAAGACACGTTACGTAAAGAAATGTACGCTACACTCGATCTTGAAGAATTGAAGGATGCTGTCAACAAGCTTGATGGTAAAGCAAAAACAGAAGGAACTGCCTTAGTGGCAATCATCAAGGAACGCCAGCAGACGTTTCAAACGTTCTCGAAAACGTATCGACAAGCGATGGACGCTGAAAAGAAAATGCTTTCACGCTTGACGAAAAAACCGGATTTCGTTAAGATTGATGAGTCAACAGCGGATTTAAATCGTTTAACACGGAAAGCTACCGCGTCATTAAAGAAGTGGAATGCGCTGACCGTTCAATATAATCAAACGAAAACCCGGCTGTATCGTTTGCTCGACACATCAACTCAATAA